A segment of the Paracoccus suum genome:
CCAGGAGGGCGGCAGCTTCGCGCCGATCAGCCTGCGGCGGCCGCGCCGATGAGTGAGGCAAACGACGCCCCGACTTTCGCGCCCCTGCCGCTGGAGGAGCAGGAGCGGATGGTCGAGGCGATGCTGTTTGCTGCAAGTGACCCGCTGCGGATCGCCGATCTGGCCCAGCGTATGCCCGCAGGCAGCGATCCGGGCGAAGCTGTGGCCCGGCTACGGCGACGCTATGAAGGGCGCGGCGTGACGCTCGAGCGTGTGGGTGATGCCTTCGCCTTTCGCACGGCGCCGGATCTCGGGTTTCTGATGCAGGACAGCCGGGTCGAGTCGCGCCGTCTCAGCCGCGCGGCGATCGAGACGCTGGCCATCGTCGCCTATCACCAGCCTGTCACCCGCACCGAGATCGAGGAATTGCGCGGCGTCGCGGTCGCGCGCGGTACGCTCGACCAGTTGATCGAGACGGGCTGGATTCGTCTTGGGCGCAGGCGGATGTCGCCCGGTCGCCCGGTGACCTTCGTCGTGACCGAGGCTTTCCTGGACCACTTTGGCCTTGAAAGCGCGGCCGATCTGCCGGGCCTGTCCGAACTGCGCGCCGCCGGCCTGCTGGACGCGCGTCCGGCGCCAGACGGCCTTGCAGTCAAGCCGGTTGATCCCGACATGGATGACGGTGATGATACCGATGGCCCACCCGGCGATCTGTTCGGCGAGGCCTGATCCTGCAGAAGGACAGCAAATGAACCCGCTGGAAATGATCTTTCGCATGGCGCTGCGGCGCCTGATCGGCATGGGGATGCGCAAGGCGACCAATGCCTATGCCCGGCGCACGGCGGATTCGACCTCCGGCGGGCCCAAGACCGCCGTCGGACGCAAGCAGATGAACCAGGCGCGCCGCGCTGCAAGGCTGGCGACGCGGGTCGGCCGGCGCTTCTGACGTCAGTTGTCGCGAAACTGCTTGGCCAGCTTCAGCCCCTGGCCCTGGTAGTTTGACGCGATGTCCGTGCCGTAGAGGCGGTCCGGCGGGGCGGCCATACGCTCGTAGACCAGGCGGCCGACGACCTGCCCGTGCTCCAGCGCAAAGGGCGCCTCGTGGCAACGCACCTCAAGCACACCGCGCGCGCCATGACCTGCGGTGCCAAGGCCAAAGCCGGGGTCGAAAAAGCCGGCGTAATGCACCCGGAATTCGCCCACCAGGGCCAGATAGGGTGACATCTCGGCGGCGTGGTCCGCCGGTATCGTCACCGCCTCGCGACTGACGAGGATATAGAATGCACCCGGATCGAGGATCAGTCGGCCATTCTCGGCCTGCAACGGGTCCCAGAAATCGCGCGCCCGGTAAGCGCTGATCCGCTCGAGGTCGATCACCCCGGCATGCGGGCGGGCACGCCAACCCACAAGGCCACCGGGACCGGGCGTCAGGTCGACCGAAAAGCCAAGTCCGGCGTCGATCAGTGGCGCGCCATCGACCAGCGGCTGGCGCGTATGCAGCGCACGCAGGTCGCCATCCGTCAGCCGCGCATCGCCGGCCTTCAGTCGCAACTGGTTCAGGCGCATTCCCGGGCGCACCAGAACGGAAAAGCTGCGCGGGCAGATCTCGGCATACAGCGGGCCGTCATAGCCGGGGGCCAGGCGATCAAACTCGGTCCCGCCGTCCGCGACCAGGCGGGTCAACAGATCGAGCCTTCCGGTCGAGGATTTTGCGTTCGCGACCCCCTCAAGCCCTTCGGGCAGGCGCGCCCGCTCCAGCAGCGGCACCAGATAGACGCAGCCCTTTTCCAGCACCGCGCCGTCGGTGAGGTCCATGCGGTGCATCTGGAAGTCCGGCAGCCGGTCGTCGACCCGCCGGCCCTGTCCGGCGAGGAACGAGGCCCGCAGGCGGATCGCCCAGGTGCCTAGGCGCAGATCTAGGCTGGCAGGCTGGACCTGATCAGGGTCGATGGGGCGCGATGCGCTCAACCCGCCATCCGCGATCAGCGCGCGCAGGGCGCGATCAGGCAGAACGCCGTTGCCTTGCATGCCTGTCACGCCGTGAACCCCCAGGATATGCGAACGCCCACCCCGCATGGGGTGGGCGTTTCGTTTTGGTCGGGCCGGAGAGATTCGAACTCTCGGCCTTCCGCCCCCCAGACGGACGCGCTAACCAGACTGCGCCACGGCCCGACGCCGGCCATATAGATGGGATCGGCAGGGCTGCACAAGGGGCGATGCGGGGTTTATGCCCCTGATCGCGGGGCCATTCGGGATGGGGCGAAAGGCCCGCGCAGGCCCGCCTGTTTGCGTTCAGGCGGCCTTCAGGCGCGCGCGCAACTGCTGCGCCAGATCCGTCAACGCAGCCCGGTGCCTAGCCGCATTCGGAAGTCGCCGCAGGCCATCATGCGCTGCCGCAAAACGCTCCGAGAGGACGGCCTTGGGTGGCTTTGCCTGCGGAAAGAGAGGTAGATCGGTCGCCTCACGGCGCGGCGACTTGGCCGGGCCATCGGCACTGCGCTGCTTGGCCGGCGCGGGCTTGCGGCTTGATTGGGTGGGCGCCGCGGCCAGCAGTTCGGCCAGGCGATCCGCCCCGCGGGCGCGAAGGGCGGCCCCCTTGTCGTCGGCCATCAGCCGGGTCGCGCCTCGGGCAGTCATACCCTCGTCGCGCATGACGACGCAAAGGCCCGCCGCCAGACGCACGTCGTCCGGTCGGTAATACCGCCGCCCATCGGCGCGCTTGACCGGCGACAACTGCGGGAACTGCGCTTCCCAATAGCGCAGCACATGGGGTGCGACGCCAATCAGCCTCGCAACCTCGCCGATCGATCGGAAAGCTTCGGCCGACTTGACCATCAGCGGCGGTTCCCGTCGGCGACGCGGTCCTTCATCAGATGCGAAGGGCGAAAGCTGAGGACACGGCGCGGGGTGATCGGGACCTCCTCGCCAGTCTTGGGGTTGCGACCCATGCGCTCGTTCTTTTCACGCACGGAAAAAGTCCCGAACGAGGAAATCTTGACCTGCTCGCCACGCACCAACGCGTCCGAGACATGGGTCAGCACGCTCTCGACCAACTGCGCAGATTCCTGTCGCGACAGTCCAATTTCTCGGAAAACTGCCTCGGACAGATCCATGCGGGTCAATGTTTTCTCACTCATCGGTCAACCTTCTGGCGTCGCAGATTGCGGGCTGAAATATTCTCTGTCAACGGCCGGGCACCCATAGCGTTCCCGCTTTTCCCGGCTTTTGCCCGCATTGCCCGGCGCTTGGCGTTGCGATGGCTGCTCCGAATGCCCACATTGAGGGCCTGATAATGACGCAGGACAGCAAAGCCATGGCAGGCGGTTGGGCGCAAGACGGCGCAGTAAACGAGCAGATCGAGGTCAGCACGCGCGAGGCCATCGAACGGATGCGGCGCCAGCGTCCGGGCGAGGGACGCCCCAGCCGCGAGACCTGTGCGGAGTGTGACGAGCCGATCCCCGAGGCGCGTCGGGCGGCGATCCCGGGGGTTCAGCTGTGCATCGAATGCCAGCAAGCAAGTGATAAGACGTGGCGACCAGCGGCCGGGATCAACCGACGCGGCAGCAAGGACAGCCAGCTGCGGTAAAAGCTACCAGCGCAGGACGACCGCGCCCCAGGCGAGGCCGCCGCCGATCGCCTCGGTTACGACGACCTGTCCCGGCTGTAAGCGCCCGGCGGCATCCGCCGTCGCAAGCGCCAGTGGGATCGAGGCGGCGGACGTATTGCCGTGCTGCGAGACGGTCAGCACCACACGCTCCATCGGCAGGTCCATGCGCGCGGCGGTCGCCGCGATGATGCGAAGGTTGGCTTGGTGGGGAACAAGCCAGTCCACCTCGCTCGTGGCAATGCCGGCCCGGTCGAGCGCCAAATGGGCCGTCTTGGCGAGCTTCTCGACAGCGTGGCGGAACACCAAGTTGCCCTGCATCTTCAGAACGCCCGCCTTGCCAGTCGTGGCAACGCCGCCATCGACATAGAGCAGGTCCCGGTGCCGGCCGTCGCTGTTCAGGTCGATCCCCAGGATGCCGCGATCGGCGCTATCGCCCGAGCCCTCTGCCGCCTCCAGCACCACCGCGCCGGCACCATCGCCGAACAGGATACAGGTGCCCCGATCTGTCCAGTCAAGGATGCGACTGAAGGTTTCAGCCCCGATTACCAGAACGCGGCGCGCGAGGCCGGCGCGGATCATCGCATCGGCATTGGCAAGCGCGTAGACGAAGCCCGCGCAGACCGCCTGGATGTCATAGGCAAAACCGCGCTCCATCCCCAGGCCCGCCTGGACCATGGTCGCGACCGAGGGGAATGTCAGGTCGGGGGTCGAGGTTGCGACGATCACCGCGTCGATCTCACCCGCGTCCAGACCGCCGCGGTCGAGCGCATCGCGCGCGGCGCGGATCGCCAGATCCGAGGTCGCCTGGTCGGCCGCGGCAAAGCGGCGCTCCTCGATGCCGGTGCGCTCGCGGATCCAGGCATCGGAGGTGTCGAGCGTCGCTTCGAAAAAGGCGTTCCGCACGATGCGCTCGGGAAGGTACATCCCGGTGCTGCGCACCGTGCTGCGGATGATGGCGTCCCCCAGGCCGCTCACGCGACCGGACCGGGACGAACTTGCGCGGCGGGCATATCGCCCGCGGGCCCTTGGGCGACACGCGCCGCCAGCCGCTCCTGAAAGCCCGAGCGAGCCAGTTGGAACGCCAACTTGATCGCGGCCGAGACGCCGGTCGCGTCGGCCGAGCCGTGCGATTTTACGACTGTGCCGTTCAAGCCCAGGAACACCCCGCCATTCACTCTGCGCGGATCAA
Coding sequences within it:
- the scpB gene encoding SMC-Scp complex subunit ScpB; this translates as MSEANDAPTFAPLPLEEQERMVEAMLFAASDPLRIADLAQRMPAGSDPGEAVARLRRRYEGRGVTLERVGDAFAFRTAPDLGFLMQDSRVESRRLSRAAIETLAIVAYHQPVTRTEIEELRGVAVARGTLDQLIETGWIRLGRRRMSPGRPVTFVVTEAFLDHFGLESAADLPGLSELRAAGLLDARPAPDGLAVKPVDPDMDDGDDTDGPPGDLFGEA
- a CDS encoding 2'-deoxycytidine 5'-triphosphate deaminase, producing the protein MQGNGVLPDRALRALIADGGLSASRPIDPDQVQPASLDLRLGTWAIRLRASFLAGQGRRVDDRLPDFQMHRMDLTDGAVLEKGCVYLVPLLERARLPEGLEGVANAKSSTGRLDLLTRLVADGGTEFDRLAPGYDGPLYAEICPRSFSVLVRPGMRLNQLRLKAGDARLTDGDLRALHTRQPLVDGAPLIDAGLGFSVDLTPGPGGLVGWRARPHAGVIDLERISAYRARDFWDPLQAENGRLILDPGAFYILVSREAVTIPADHAAEMSPYLALVGEFRVHYAGFFDPGFGLGTAGHGARGVLEVRCHEAPFALEHGQVVGRLVYERMAAPPDRLYGTDIASNYQGQGLKLAKQFRDN
- a CDS encoding MerR family transcriptional regulator, which gives rise to MVKSAEAFRSIGEVARLIGVAPHVLRYWEAQFPQLSPVKRADGRRYYRPDDVRLAAGLCVVMRDEGMTARGATRLMADDKGAALRARGADRLAELLAAAPTQSSRKPAPAKQRSADGPAKSPRREATDLPLFPQAKPPKAVLSERFAAAHDGLRRLPNAARHRAALTDLAQQLRARLKAA
- the ihfA gene encoding integration host factor subunit alpha yields the protein MSEKTLTRMDLSEAVFREIGLSRQESAQLVESVLTHVSDALVRGEQVKISSFGTFSVREKNERMGRNPKTGEEVPITPRRVLSFRPSHLMKDRVADGNRR
- a CDS encoding DksA/TraR family C4-type zinc finger protein, yielding MAGGWAQDGAVNEQIEVSTREAIERMRRQRPGEGRPSRETCAECDEPIPEARRAAIPGVQLCIECQQASDKTWRPAAGINRRGSKDSQLR
- a CDS encoding beta-ketoacyl-ACP synthase III, coding for MIRSTVRSTGMYLPERIVRNAFFEATLDTSDAWIRERTGIEERRFAAADQATSDLAIRAARDALDRGGLDAGEIDAVIVATSTPDLTFPSVATMVQAGLGMERGFAYDIQAVCAGFVYALANADAMIRAGLARRVLVIGAETFSRILDWTDRGTCILFGDGAGAVVLEAAEGSGDSADRGILGIDLNSDGRHRDLLYVDGGVATTGKAGVLKMQGNLVFRHAVEKLAKTAHLALDRAGIATSEVDWLVPHQANLRIIAATAARMDLPMERVVLTVSQHGNTSAASIPLALATADAAGRLQPGQVVVTEAIGGGLAWGAVVLRW